The Caldicellulosiruptor acetigenus DNA window CACGTGTGAACTTAGGTCCGTTTAAATTTGTCAACCATAAAAAAATGTATGAAGATACTAAAAACCTTTTACGAAGACTTGAGATTGATGTAGATCCAAAGGAGATTGTTGGGCAGCTTTCTGTGTCAAAGGTTCAGCTAATTGAGATTGCAAAAGCTGTTTCCTACAATTCAAAGGTAATTGTGATGGATGAGCCTACTTCTTCTTTGACAGAAAATGAGGTTGAACATTTGTTTAAGATAATAAGAGATTTGAAAGCAAAGGGAGTTTCGATAATTTATATATCTCATAAACTGGAAGAGATTTTTGAAATAGCTGATGAAGTTACAATTATGAGAGATGGTAAAGTTGTAGGCTCGTGGACTATATCAGAACTTACACCTGATATGATGATTGCAAACATGGTTGGAAGACAGATGTCAGACAGATTTCCACAAAAAACAAATAGACCCTCTGAGGTTATCTTGAGGGTTGAAAATTTAACTTCTGTTGACCCAAAGTCGTTCAAAAATGTGTCATTTGAACTAAGAAAAGGTGAGATTTTAGGAATTGGAGGGCTTGTAGGGGCTCAAAGAACAGAGCTGATAGAAGCTATTTTTGGATTGAGAAGTATTAAAGAAGGCAAAATTTTTATCAAAGGTAAGGAAGTTGTTATCAAAAATCCTCAGGATGCTATAAAAAACAAGATAGCACTGCTCACAGAAGATAGGAAACTAACTGGAATTATTCCAGAATTAAATATATTAGAAAATACCACTCTTGCAAGTCTTAAAAAATACTTAAATGGTTTCAGACTTTTAAATGACAAAAAAAGGCTTCTTGATACGCAGAACTTTATAGATATATTGAGAATAAAAACATCATCATACAAAACTCAGATAAAGAATCTTTCAGGTGGTAACCAGCAAAAGGTATTGATTGCTCGCTGGCTTTTGACAGAGCCTGAAATACTACTTTTGGATGAACCAACGCGCGGAATTGATGTTGGTGCAAAGTTTGAGATTTATAACCTTATAAATCAGCTTGCGACAGAAGGCAAGAGCATTATCATGATTTCCTCTGAGATGCCAGAACTTTTAGGAATGTCTGACAGAATTCTTGTGATGTGTGAAGGAAGAGTTTCTGGTATTTTAGAAAGAAATGAGGCAACAGAAGAAGAGATTATGAAACTTGCAACTAAGTTTTCAGCATAAAATTTTTTAAGGGGGTCATTTTTAAAATGTCATTTGTAAAGAGAGCAAGACAGATATTATCTCAAAACGCAATCTATTTTATTTTACTTGCCTTGATAATAGTTATAGCATTTATCAGTCCAGACTTTCTTTCATGGAGATGTTTTAGAGACATACTTTTGCAGTCATCAACAAGAGCAATCATTGCGCTTGGCATGAGTCTTGTTTTGATTACTGGCGGGGTTGATTTGTCAGCAGGAAGAGCTGTTGGACTTGCAGCAGTTGTTTCTGCTTCAATGCTTCAAACTGCTGACTATGCAAGAAGATTTTTCCCTGAGCTTCCTCAGCTTCCACTTATTGTTCCAATTTTAATAGCTATGGCTATAACATTATTATTCGGTATCATAAATGGTGTTGCAATCTCTCGTTTAAATTTACCACCATTTATAGCAACATTAGGTTCGATGGTTATCATATATGGTGCTAACTCTTTGTACTTTAACATGCCACCTAACAATTCACAGCCAATAGGTGGACTGAGACCTGACTTTACTAACTTAGGAACAGGTTATATTGGAATTTCAGGTGAGTATTCAATTCCATATATTTTAATAATCGCTCTAATAGTTGCTTTGGTGGTTTGGGTGTTGCTGAATAAAACAGCGCTTGGGAAGAGCATCTATGCAGTTGGTGGAAATGTAAATGCAGCAAGGGTTTCTGGAATAAATGTGTCAAAAGTTTTGATTTTTGTATATGCATTTGCAGGACTTTTGTACGGGCTTGCAGGTGTATTGGAGGCTGCAAGAACAGGTGGCGCAACAAATAACTATGGTAATATGTATGAGCTTGATGCTATTGCAGCTTGCGTTGTTGGTGGTGTTTCAACAACAGGTGGAATTGGAACTGTTCCAGGCGTGCTTGCCGGTGTTTTGATTTTTGGAGTTATAAATTATGGTCTTACATTCATTGGAGTTGACCCTTATTGGCAGCTTATTATAAAAGGTCTTATTATTGGTGTTGCAGTTGCTCTTGATATAAGAAAGTATCTTGCAAAGAGATAAAAAGCTTTGAGTTTTTGTTTGACCTTTTAATCTTATACTTGCCAAAAAATATACTAGAAGAGATTTTTTTGAGGGCTTGCACAAAAGGGATGTGTGCAAGCCCTTTGTTGCTTTAATTCCTAAATAGCACCTTTTCATTTTCAAACATTCTTGCTGCAAACTTAATTGAGATTATAATGTAAACCAATGAAGAAATTATAAAAAGTCCCAGATGCTCAAGATTGACAATATCGTAAATAAGTTCTTTTAATACAGAGATA harbors:
- a CDS encoding sugar ABC transporter ATP-binding protein; translation: MAKTEYILEMNGITKEFPGVKALDNVTVKIKRGTVHALLGENGAGKSTLMKCLFGIYRPDSGEIILDGQHVHINSPIDAIKLGISMIHQELQPVNQRNVMENIWLGRFPRVNLGPFKFVNHKKMYEDTKNLLRRLEIDVDPKEIVGQLSVSKVQLIEIAKAVSYNSKVIVMDEPTSSLTENEVEHLFKIIRDLKAKGVSIIYISHKLEEIFEIADEVTIMRDGKVVGSWTISELTPDMMIANMVGRQMSDRFPQKTNRPSEVILRVENLTSVDPKSFKNVSFELRKGEILGIGGLVGAQRTELIEAIFGLRSIKEGKIFIKGKEVVIKNPQDAIKNKIALLTEDRKLTGIIPELNILENTTLASLKKYLNGFRLLNDKKRLLDTQNFIDILRIKTSSYKTQIKNLSGGNQQKVLIARWLLTEPEILLLDEPTRGIDVGAKFEIYNLINQLATEGKSIIMISSEMPELLGMSDRILVMCEGRVSGILERNEATEEEIMKLATKFSA
- the mglC gene encoding galactose/methyl galactoside ABC transporter permease MglC, whose protein sequence is MSFVKRARQILSQNAIYFILLALIIVIAFISPDFLSWRCFRDILLQSSTRAIIALGMSLVLITGGVDLSAGRAVGLAAVVSASMLQTADYARRFFPELPQLPLIVPILIAMAITLLFGIINGVAISRLNLPPFIATLGSMVIIYGANSLYFNMPPNNSQPIGGLRPDFTNLGTGYIGISGEYSIPYILIIALIVALVVWVLLNKTALGKSIYAVGGNVNAARVSGINVSKVLIFVYAFAGLLYGLAGVLEAARTGGATNNYGNMYELDAIAACVVGGVSTTGGIGTVPGVLAGVLIFGVINYGLTFIGVDPYWQLIIKGLIIGVAVALDIRKYLAKR